A genomic region of Georgenia sp. TF02-10 contains the following coding sequences:
- a CDS encoding amidohydrolase family protein, with translation MCDVVYERAGWQAYLGALLREAPRYGDVFAGRFARLTNLSPTTVRCLLTDDLDAAIDRLAGALTEAVTLSEHIAGLVADDVVQVLHGGPWPCGGGTLNDHVARIVAAHPDRFLGWAGVSLAEPTGGVAEATRAVDELGLTGLSVIPFLDRVDPSDAVHDPLWRFAVDRGLPVWIHSGQNFSSAAPMTISAPQVIDRIALRHPELKIVLGHGGWPWIPEAVALLQRHPNVYLEFSSHHPETMAQPGSGWEPLFLHGSRSLKHRVMFGSTSWTHGTSPGQIAAAAAALPLEDDVRAAWLRGNASRLLGLAGQVQR, from the coding sequence ATGTGCGACGTCGTCTACGAGCGCGCCGGCTGGCAGGCCTACCTCGGCGCACTGCTCCGCGAGGCGCCGCGATACGGGGACGTCTTCGCCGGCCGCTTCGCCCGCCTGACCAACCTGTCCCCCACCACCGTCCGCTGCCTTCTCACCGACGACCTCGACGCGGCCATCGACAGGCTCGCGGGAGCACTGACCGAGGCAGTGACGCTCTCCGAGCACATCGCGGGGCTCGTTGCCGACGATGTCGTCCAAGTCCTTCACGGGGGACCCTGGCCGTGCGGAGGCGGGACCCTCAACGACCACGTCGCCCGGATCGTCGCTGCCCATCCGGACAGGTTCCTGGGCTGGGCAGGCGTGTCTCTGGCGGAGCCGACCGGTGGCGTAGCGGAGGCCACCCGGGCCGTCGACGAGCTCGGACTCACGGGTCTCTCGGTCATCCCGTTCCTCGACCGGGTCGATCCGAGCGACGCTGTTCACGACCCGCTCTGGCGGTTCGCGGTCGATCGCGGACTGCCGGTGTGGATCCACAGCGGCCAGAACTTCTCATCGGCGGCGCCGATGACGATCAGTGCCCCTCAGGTCATCGACCGGATCGCCCTGCGCCACCCGGAGCTGAAGATCGTCCTCGGCCACGGGGGGTGGCCATGGATCCCGGAGGCTGTGGCGCTCCTCCAGCGCCACCCGAACGTCTACCTCGAGTTCTCCTCACACCACCCCGAGACGATGGCCCAGCCCGGATCGGGATGGGAGCCCCTCTTCCTCCACGGCTCCCGCTCCCTGAAGCACCGCGTCATGTTCGGTTCCACGAGCTGGACACACGGCACCTCACCCGGACAGATCGCAGCCGCCGCAGCAGCCCTCCCGCTCGAGGACGACGTACGCGCGGCCTGGCTCCGCGGCAACGCCTCCCGGCTGCTCGGACTGGCTGGGCAGGTGCAGCGATGA
- a CDS encoding enoyl-CoA hydratase/isomerase family protein, translating into MTTHDDRLHLETLLVTSPHPGVVWIALNRPHRLNAIDRQLGEDLYQALDRLTGDPATRVVVITGEGRAFCAGDDLGAVEEHINGDYRKSPVIGNTLDPMYLRILELIVTSRVPVITAVNGFAAGAGAELACAGDLRIASTEARIGSALIKVAQAGGLVMLSRLVGAARATEIYLSGELLDAHEAGRLGIFTEVVPHDELVDAVLTQARRLAEGPTAAIGLFKELREQCAGQPVQLALRFQNAVHIRNNVEVTDAIEGANAFVQKRAPRFTGK; encoded by the coding sequence ATGACCACGCACGACGACCGACTGCACCTGGAGACGCTGCTGGTGACGAGCCCGCACCCCGGGGTCGTGTGGATCGCGCTCAACCGGCCGCACCGCCTCAACGCGATCGACAGGCAGCTCGGCGAGGACCTCTACCAGGCTCTCGATCGCCTCACGGGCGACCCGGCAACTCGCGTCGTGGTGATCACCGGCGAAGGCAGGGCTTTCTGTGCCGGCGACGACCTCGGCGCGGTGGAGGAGCACATCAACGGGGACTACCGAAAGTCGCCGGTCATCGGAAACACGCTCGACCCGATGTACTTGCGGATCCTGGAGCTCATCGTCACCAGCCGGGTGCCCGTGATCACCGCTGTGAACGGATTCGCCGCTGGCGCCGGAGCGGAGCTCGCGTGCGCCGGCGACCTGCGGATCGCTAGTACCGAGGCTCGGATCGGGAGTGCGCTCATCAAGGTGGCCCAGGCCGGCGGCCTTGTGATGCTCTCACGGCTCGTCGGGGCCGCGCGCGCGACCGAGATCTACCTGTCCGGCGAGCTCCTCGACGCGCACGAGGCCGGCCGTCTCGGAATCTTCACCGAGGTGGTGCCCCACGACGAGCTGGTGGACGCCGTCCTCACGCAGGCACGTCGGCTCGCAGAAGGGCCCACGGCGGCGATCGGCCTGTTCAAGGAGCTGCGCGAGCAGTGCGCCGGCCAGCCCGTCCAACTTGCACTGCGGTTCCAGAACGCAGTCCACATCCGGAACAACGTCGAGGTCACCGACGCCATCGAAGGCGCTAACGCGTTCGTGCAGAAGCGCGCCCCACGATTCACCGGAAAATGA
- a CDS encoding TetR/AcrR family transcriptional regulator: MTGNSQAAPMSPTAQRILDVAAQMFFTDGYAATSVRRIMTACDVTAGSMYNHFASKEDVLYAILERSHDDTLTVLRSGLDAAGEDPGAQLAALVEAISRFHTERQVEGIVSQREWRHLPRERAQAILVRQREVREIFERVLRRGADDGSFSFVDRGVDVDITAKAILDLCMNAGRWFRHGGRVSSAELARQHVAMVMAMVGNAS; this comes from the coding sequence GTGACCGGGAACAGCCAAGCCGCGCCGATGTCGCCGACCGCCCAGCGGATCCTCGACGTGGCAGCGCAGATGTTCTTCACGGACGGCTACGCCGCCACCTCGGTGCGACGGATCATGACCGCGTGCGACGTGACGGCCGGGTCGATGTACAACCACTTCGCCTCGAAGGAGGACGTGCTGTACGCGATCCTCGAGCGCTCGCACGACGACACGCTCACGGTGCTCCGGTCCGGGTTGGACGCCGCCGGCGAGGACCCGGGCGCACAGCTGGCCGCCTTGGTGGAGGCGATCTCGAGGTTCCACACCGAACGCCAGGTCGAGGGCATCGTCAGCCAACGGGAGTGGCGGCACCTGCCACGCGAGCGCGCCCAGGCGATCCTGGTCAGGCAGCGCGAGGTGCGAGAGATCTTCGAGCGCGTTCTGCGCCGGGGGGCCGACGACGGGTCCTTCTCGTTCGTCGACCGCGGGGTCGACGTCGACATCACGGCGAAGGCGATCCTCGACCTGTGCATGAACGCGGGCCGATGGTTCCGGCACGGCGGTCGGGTGTCCTCGGCCGAGCTGGCACGCCAGCACGTCGCGATGGTGATGGCAATGGTGGGGAACGCTTCATAG
- a CDS encoding phosphotransferase family protein, with product MTELAPEELLRVGALLASAGEELAGPLDASLVAGGRSNLTYRLSDGRRSWALRRPPRAAVIESAHDMAREYRVVAALRGTAVPVARAVVLDDGVALGVPCAIVEFVEGRTVRSRDALVGWSPVDHVRCAAGLVETLAALHAIDPASVGLGEHGRPDGYAARQLRRWHRQWEQIGGTDPRADRLHARLTALLPEQRLTGIVHGDFRVDNVILAPDDPGEVLAVVDWELSTLGDPTADVALMCAYRHPALDGILGLPAAWASEQFPSADELWDCYQERSGRDLGDKAFHMGLAYYKIAMIAAGISYRHGQGATSGNGYEGVAATVPVLLDAGLAGLDND from the coding sequence ATGACGGAACTGGCTCCCGAGGAGCTCCTGCGGGTCGGTGCCCTCCTCGCCTCGGCCGGTGAGGAACTCGCCGGGCCGCTCGACGCGAGCCTCGTCGCGGGCGGTCGCTCCAACCTGACCTACCGCCTCTCCGACGGCCGGCGGTCGTGGGCACTGCGGCGTCCACCACGCGCCGCAGTCATCGAGTCGGCGCACGACATGGCGCGCGAGTACCGCGTCGTCGCCGCGCTCCGGGGCACGGCGGTGCCCGTCGCCCGCGCCGTCGTCCTCGACGACGGCGTCGCGCTGGGCGTGCCCTGCGCGATCGTCGAGTTCGTCGAGGGGCGCACGGTCCGCTCCCGGGACGCCCTGGTCGGCTGGTCGCCCGTCGACCACGTTCGTTGCGCCGCCGGGCTGGTCGAGACCTTGGCAGCGCTGCACGCGATCGACCCGGCGTCGGTCGGGCTCGGCGAGCACGGCCGACCCGACGGCTACGCCGCCCGTCAGCTGCGGCGGTGGCACCGGCAATGGGAGCAGATCGGCGGCACGGACCCGCGGGCGGACCGCCTGCACGCGCGGCTCACTGCCCTCCTGCCCGAGCAGCGGCTGACCGGCATCGTGCACGGTGACTTCCGCGTCGACAACGTGATCCTCGCACCGGACGACCCCGGGGAGGTGCTGGCGGTCGTCGACTGGGAGCTGTCCACCCTCGGCGACCCGACCGCAGACGTGGCGCTCATGTGCGCCTACCGCCACCCGGCGCTCGACGGGATCCTCGGCCTCCCTGCTGCCTGGGCGAGCGAGCAGTTTCCGAGCGCCGACGAGCTGTGGGACTGCTACCAGGAGCGGTCCGGCCGCGACCTCGGGGACAAGGCGTTCCACATGGGGCTCGCCTACTACAAGATCGCGATGATCGCCGCCGGCATCAGCTATCGGCACGGCCAGGGGGCCACCTCCGGCAACGGGTACGAGGGCGTCGCGGCCACGGTTCCGGTGCTCCTCGACGCGGGCCTGGCAGGTTTGGACAATGACTGA
- the glnA gene encoding type I glutamate--ammonia ligase: protein MFNNSEELLSFIKDEGVEMVDVRFCDLPGIMQHFTVPVSTFDESVFEDGLGFDGSSIRGFQAINESDMALFPDPTTAYVDPFRESKTLVVNFFIHDPITGEPYSRDPRNVARKALAYLETTGVADTAFFAPEAEFYIFDKVRYSTSANEGFYHIDSVEGWWNSGAEGDNLGYKTRFKGGYFPVAPYDHYGDLRDQMVKNLENVGLTVERSHHEVGTAGQAEINYRFDTLLRAADDVMKFKYVIKNTAWHANKSVTFMPKPIFGDNGSGMHVHQSLWKDGEPMFYDETGYGGLSDVARWYIGGILKHAPAVLAFTNPTVNSYHRLVKGFEAPISLVYSSRNRSASVRIPITGSNPKAKRIETRFPDPSANPYLAFSALMLAGLDGIQNKIEPAAPIDKDIYELPPDEMAEIEQVPTSLGAVLDALEDDHDFLTAGNVFTPDLIDTWISYKREHEIEPVQQRPHPHEFELYYDI, encoded by the coding sequence ATGTTCAACAACAGCGAAGAGCTGCTCAGCTTCATCAAGGACGAGGGCGTCGAGATGGTCGACGTCCGGTTCTGCGACCTGCCCGGCATCATGCAGCACTTCACCGTCCCCGTGTCGACGTTCGACGAGTCGGTGTTCGAGGACGGGCTCGGGTTCGACGGCTCCTCGATCCGCGGCTTCCAGGCGATCAACGAGTCCGACATGGCGCTCTTCCCCGACCCGACCACGGCGTACGTCGACCCGTTCCGCGAGTCGAAGACGCTGGTCGTCAACTTCTTCATCCACGACCCGATCACGGGCGAGCCCTACTCGCGCGACCCGCGCAACGTGGCGCGCAAGGCGCTGGCCTACCTCGAGACCACCGGCGTCGCCGACACCGCGTTCTTCGCGCCGGAGGCGGAGTTCTACATCTTCGACAAGGTGCGGTACTCCACCAGCGCCAACGAGGGCTTCTACCACATCGACTCCGTCGAGGGCTGGTGGAATTCCGGCGCCGAGGGCGACAACCTGGGCTACAAGACGCGGTTCAAGGGCGGCTACTTCCCCGTGGCGCCGTACGACCACTACGGCGACCTGCGCGACCAGATGGTGAAGAACCTGGAGAACGTCGGCCTCACCGTCGAGCGGTCGCACCACGAGGTCGGCACCGCCGGCCAGGCCGAGATCAACTACCGGTTCGACACCCTGCTCCGCGCGGCCGACGACGTGATGAAGTTCAAGTACGTCATCAAGAACACCGCGTGGCACGCCAACAAGTCGGTCACCTTCATGCCGAAGCCCATCTTCGGCGACAACGGCTCGGGCATGCACGTGCACCAGTCGCTGTGGAAGGACGGCGAGCCGATGTTCTACGACGAGACCGGCTACGGCGGCCTCTCCGACGTCGCCCGCTGGTACATCGGCGGCATCCTCAAGCACGCCCCCGCGGTGCTCGCGTTCACCAACCCGACCGTGAACTCCTACCACCGCCTGGTGAAGGGCTTCGAGGCCCCGATCTCGCTGGTCTACTCCTCGCGCAACCGCTCCGCCTCGGTCCGGATCCCGATCACCGGCTCCAACCCGAAGGCCAAGCGCATCGAGACCCGGTTCCCCGACCCGTCGGCCAACCCCTACCTCGCGTTCTCCGCGCTGATGCTCGCCGGCCTCGACGGCATCCAGAACAAGATCGAGCCCGCCGCCCCGATCGACAAGGACATCTACGAGCTCCCGCCGGACGAGATGGCCGAGATCGAGCAGGTCCCGACCTCGCTCGGCGCGGTGCTCGACGCCCTCGAGGACGACCACGACTTCCTCACCGCGGGCAACGTCTTCACCCCCGACCTGATCGACACCTGGATCTCCTACAAGCGCGAGCACGAGATCGAGCCGGTGCAGCAGCGCCCGCACCCGCACGAGTTCGAGCTGTACTACGACATCTAG
- a CDS encoding SDR family NAD(P)-dependent oxidoreductase: MSGRLADRRVLVTGALGGIGAALTDRLLAEGACVLGVDRPEAVAARGADCPAGLTLAGVDLLDPSAPAAVSTLCRDELGGLDGLVNNAGIEHRAPLGEQHDDDWTRVLSVNLDAPFRLSRDLADALTRSGTGVIVNICSIAVVGFAGQAAYDASKGGLLTLTRSLAVELGPRGVRANAVCPGFIDTPMLDQGSLRSIAERVARGLPLRRLGTPADVAAAVAWLLSDESAYVTGQSLFIDGGMNRQ, encoded by the coding sequence ATGAGCGGGCGCCTGGCAGACCGTCGGGTCCTGGTCACCGGGGCGCTCGGGGGCATCGGCGCAGCGCTGACGGACCGGCTGCTCGCGGAGGGTGCGTGCGTCCTGGGGGTGGACCGGCCGGAGGCCGTGGCCGCTCGAGGAGCCGACTGTCCGGCGGGACTGACCCTGGCCGGCGTGGACCTGCTCGATCCCTCCGCCCCCGCCGCCGTGTCAACGCTGTGTCGTGACGAGCTCGGCGGGTTGGATGGACTCGTCAACAACGCCGGGATCGAGCACCGCGCGCCGTTGGGCGAGCAACACGACGACGACTGGACCCGGGTCCTCAGCGTCAACCTCGACGCCCCGTTCCGCCTGTCGCGCGACCTCGCCGACGCGCTGACGCGAAGCGGGACCGGGGTGATCGTCAACATCTGCTCGATCGCCGTGGTCGGATTCGCAGGGCAAGCGGCGTACGACGCCAGCAAGGGCGGTCTGCTCACCCTGACTCGCTCCCTTGCAGTCGAGCTCGGACCGCGGGGTGTCCGCGCCAACGCGGTCTGCCCGGGCTTCATCGACACCCCGATGCTCGACCAGGGTTCGCTGCGCTCGATCGCCGAGCGCGTGGCGCGCGGTCTGCCGCTGCGGCGCCTCGGCACCCCTGCCGACGTCGCCGCAGCGGTGGCATGGCTTCTCAGCGACGAGTCGGCCTACGTCACGGGTCAGTCGCTCTTCATCGACGGAGGAATGAACCGCCAATGA
- a CDS encoding acyl-CoA dehydrogenase family protein, whose protein sequence is MSTFASSDLDDLLERTRSFVRDVVLPIEDAAEGDVEAAGGDRLRVELQQEARARGLLSPHGPEDLGGLGLGMVDRVPVFEAAGWSLFGPMALNIAAPDEGNMHLLDRAATGAQREEFLRPLVGGQVRSAFAMTEPAPGAGSDPSALRTEARRVPGGWRISGRKIFITGADGAGFFIVMARTSGQPGDSSGATMFLTPADVDGIRIVRHVRTLDRSMLGGHCEVVLDDVFVPDDGVLGEVDQGFANAQVRLGPARMTHVMRWLGAALRGHDVALRYVTERQAFGGPLAESGLVHQLVADNEIDIAATRALLLDACRELDSGGRASASTSIAKTFGAEAIGRIVDRSVQMCGGLGVSEDLPLSRLSREVRPFRIYDGASEVHRWSIARRALRKVERG, encoded by the coding sequence ATGAGCACGTTCGCTTCCAGCGACCTCGACGACCTGCTCGAGCGCACCAGGTCCTTCGTGAGAGACGTCGTGCTCCCGATCGAGGACGCCGCCGAGGGCGACGTCGAGGCGGCCGGCGGTGACCGGCTGCGGGTGGAGCTCCAGCAGGAGGCTCGGGCCCGCGGGCTGCTCAGCCCGCACGGACCCGAGGACCTGGGCGGCCTCGGCCTCGGCATGGTCGACCGCGTCCCGGTGTTCGAGGCGGCCGGGTGGTCGCTCTTCGGGCCGATGGCGCTCAACATCGCGGCGCCCGACGAGGGCAACATGCACCTGCTCGACAGAGCCGCGACCGGTGCGCAGCGGGAGGAGTTCCTCCGTCCGCTCGTCGGCGGCCAGGTGCGGTCGGCGTTCGCGATGACCGAGCCGGCTCCGGGCGCCGGGTCCGACCCGTCAGCGCTGCGCACCGAGGCCCGGCGGGTGCCCGGGGGCTGGCGGATCTCGGGCCGCAAGATCTTCATCACCGGAGCCGACGGTGCCGGCTTCTTCATCGTGATGGCGCGGACGTCGGGCCAGCCCGGGGACAGCAGCGGCGCCACGATGTTCCTGACCCCCGCCGACGTCGACGGCATCCGGATCGTCCGGCACGTCCGCACGCTCGACCGGTCCATGCTCGGCGGCCACTGCGAGGTCGTCCTCGACGACGTGTTCGTGCCCGATGATGGGGTTCTCGGGGAGGTCGACCAGGGCTTCGCCAACGCCCAGGTCCGCCTCGGTCCGGCCCGGATGACCCACGTGATGCGGTGGCTGGGGGCCGCCCTCCGCGGGCACGACGTCGCACTGCGTTACGTGACCGAGCGGCAGGCCTTCGGCGGCCCGCTAGCGGAGTCGGGCCTGGTCCACCAGCTCGTCGCGGACAACGAGATCGACATCGCCGCAACCCGGGCGCTCCTGCTCGATGCCTGCCGCGAGCTCGACTCTGGCGGGCGCGCATCGGCGTCCACCTCGATCGCCAAGACGTTCGGCGCCGAGGCCATCGGGCGCATCGTCGACCGGTCCGTCCAGATGTGCGGCGGGCTCGGCGTGTCCGAGGACCTGCCCCTGTCCCGGCTCTCCCGCGAGGTCCGACCGTTCCGGATCTACGACGGCGCCTCCGAGGTGCACCGCTGGTCGATCGCCCGACGCGCGCTGCGGAAGGTGGAGCGCGGATGA
- a CDS encoding SDR family NAD(P)-dependent oxidoreductase, translating into MDHDIFGRFDGHVAVITGAASGIGAASMELFRRAGAIAVGFDLEAGPDILSVDVSDSEAVERGLAEVVDRYGRLDIVHGNAGINVPGRAHSISDADYRRVMGVCCDANFYLVRSGVRYMRERGGVFLFTASMCGIGATPRSPIYNMAKHAVVGLTRSVALDYGAQGIRAVALLSGPTHTAMVDSLWPEGELRDILVGSTSVGRLSQPEEQARAAVFAALPGSSYLTGGVINVDGGATAGWNEMASRMLQIKAPV; encoded by the coding sequence ATGGATCACGACATCTTCGGACGCTTCGACGGACACGTCGCGGTGATCACCGGGGCCGCCAGCGGAATCGGCGCAGCCTCAATGGAGTTGTTCCGTCGCGCGGGCGCCATCGCGGTCGGGTTCGACCTCGAGGCGGGGCCCGACATCCTCAGCGTCGACGTGTCCGACTCCGAGGCCGTCGAGCGCGGGCTGGCCGAGGTGGTCGACCGATACGGACGCCTCGACATCGTCCACGGCAACGCGGGCATCAATGTGCCCGGCCGCGCGCACTCGATCTCCGACGCCGACTACCGCCGCGTCATGGGTGTTTGTTGCGACGCGAACTTCTACCTCGTCCGCTCCGGCGTCCGCTACATGCGCGAGCGTGGCGGCGTCTTCCTCTTCACCGCGTCGATGTGTGGCATCGGTGCCACGCCCCGCTCCCCCATCTACAACATGGCCAAGCACGCGGTGGTGGGGCTGACCCGCTCCGTCGCGCTCGACTACGGCGCACAGGGGATCCGTGCGGTCGCCCTGCTCTCCGGGCCGACGCACACGGCCATGGTGGACTCCCTCTGGCCCGAGGGCGAGCTCCGCGACATCCTCGTCGGTTCGACCTCGGTGGGCCGACTGAGCCAGCCCGAGGAACAGGCTCGTGCCGCCGTCTTCGCTGCGCTCCCCGGCTCGTCCTACCTGACCGGCGGCGTCATCAACGTGGACGGCGGGGCGACCGCGGGTTGGAACGAGATGGCGAGCCGGATGCTCCAGATCAAGGCGCCGGTGTGA
- a CDS encoding 3'-5' exonuclease gives MSRDAFVVRPKSPSRTITVLDMGWVLLILVVVCGIYLATKGASIAPPSKPTQARPPRPSLFDEVPRGARAGSTARAADSRSRSKAAPARTPTYTREPTAPSATDPRPWSAEGRDIPFAEPGLRGPLFHYGGTSLRAGSEHHGPFAVIDFETTGLSAERDRIVEVAVARVDADGRVEDEFATLVNPQGRDVGPTFIHGITNAQVEKAPRFADVAPEILQRLSGAVVVAHNATFEEAFLARELQRAGINISPIPALCTLWLGRQTFATPNHKLSTIARAAGVPLVDKHAALGDVRAVAALLPQMTSKLRSPVRYAGGPMTWSHNSPAGQLPLVTRAVALRKGTDGWMQSLMARLPTTGLAPNDAAAEAYLDALAEVLSDGRITGDEAKVLARLAGTAGMGGEQVGALNKRFLDGIKVVALDDDVLTTAEIRQLKAAAKALALPDYFGELQPTAPPTPGRSDVGALGDPPGGSTMKARVQRGTRALAMQRAGSSRSDIADALGVSQDTVKSLLRDAKFYDNPPSDPSRLAFARDARRARDAGVTRDVLRSDRGVSAGKSFEAWRDAAMLADFF, from the coding sequence GTGAGCCGCGACGCTTTCGTCGTTCGCCCGAAATCGCCGTCGCGCACAATTACGGTGCTAGACATGGGTTGGGTACTCCTCATTCTGGTCGTCGTCTGCGGTATCTATCTCGCGACCAAAGGCGCATCGATTGCTCCCCCGTCCAAGCCGACACAGGCTCGACCACCACGACCGAGCCTCTTCGACGAGGTACCCCGAGGGGCGCGAGCTGGGTCAACGGCCCGTGCCGCTGACTCCCGCAGTCGCTCCAAGGCGGCACCCGCCAGGACGCCGACGTACACGCGAGAGCCCACCGCGCCGAGCGCCACTGACCCGCGGCCATGGAGCGCTGAGGGCCGGGACATTCCCTTCGCTGAGCCGGGCCTGCGTGGGCCGCTGTTCCACTACGGTGGCACGTCCCTGCGCGCGGGCTCGGAGCACCATGGGCCGTTCGCTGTCATCGACTTCGAGACGACTGGTCTCTCCGCAGAGCGCGACCGAATCGTCGAAGTCGCCGTCGCGCGAGTCGACGCCGATGGTCGGGTCGAAGACGAGTTCGCGACGTTGGTCAACCCTCAGGGGCGCGACGTCGGTCCGACGTTCATCCACGGCATCACCAACGCGCAGGTCGAGAAGGCGCCCAGGTTCGCTGACGTGGCACCCGAAATTCTGCAGCGATTGAGCGGCGCTGTCGTAGTCGCACACAACGCGACCTTCGAGGAAGCGTTCCTCGCGAGAGAACTGCAGCGCGCGGGTATCAACATCTCTCCGATCCCGGCGCTGTGCACGCTCTGGCTCGGCCGGCAGACATTCGCCACGCCGAACCACAAGCTCAGCACGATCGCACGAGCTGCGGGCGTCCCGCTCGTCGACAAGCATGCCGCACTGGGCGATGTGCGGGCAGTGGCCGCACTGCTGCCGCAGATGACAAGCAAGTTGCGGTCTCCAGTTCGTTACGCAGGCGGGCCGATGACGTGGAGTCACAACAGCCCAGCCGGGCAACTTCCATTGGTGACGCGAGCTGTCGCGCTGCGCAAGGGAACTGACGGCTGGATGCAGTCTCTCATGGCGCGTCTGCCCACCACCGGGCTTGCACCGAATGACGCTGCCGCTGAGGCGTATCTCGACGCGCTTGCCGAGGTACTCTCCGATGGACGGATCACCGGCGATGAGGCGAAGGTGCTTGCGCGTCTCGCGGGGACAGCCGGCATGGGCGGCGAGCAGGTAGGCGCACTGAACAAGCGATTCCTCGACGGGATCAAGGTCGTAGCGCTGGACGACGACGTGCTCACGACCGCAGAGATCCGTCAGCTCAAGGCCGCCGCGAAGGCGCTCGCCCTTCCCGACTACTTCGGCGAGCTCCAGCCCACGGCGCCGCCGACTCCCGGGCGGAGCGATGTCGGGGCGCTGGGCGACCCGCCAGGAGGGAGCACGATGAAGGCACGCGTCCAGCGTGGGACACGGGCTCTCGCGATGCAGCGTGCAGGTTCGTCACGCAGCGATATCGCTGACGCACTCGGCGTCAGTCAGGACACCGTGAAGTCACTGCTCCGCGACGCGAAGTTCTACGACAACCCACCGTCTGATCCCTCGCGTCTCGCGTTCGCCCGTGATGCTCGCCGCGCGCGGGATGCGGGAGTCACAAGAGATGTCCTTCGAAGCGACCGCGGTGTCAGCGCAGGTAAGAGCTTCGAGGCGTGGCGCGATGCCGCAATGCTCGCTGACTTCTTCTAG
- a CDS encoding TetR/AcrR family transcriptional regulator, whose amino-acid sequence MTAARRDARQTDTAERILHVATELFFVTGYPGTSVRQIMRACDVSAASMYNHFTSKEEVLYAILVRSLEDSLSSLRVASATADRDAEAQLRALVRAISTFHSERQLEGLVSQTEWRYLPPARAADVLALQREVRALFEECLSRGVESGEFALGAAGVDVEVAAKSILDLCINAGKWFRPHGRLGSADIARQHVELVACLVGAGRAGGRRAGDASGSSAIGGEPVR is encoded by the coding sequence GTGACCGCCGCGCGTCGGGATGCCCGCCAGACCGACACGGCCGAGCGGATCCTGCACGTCGCGACGGAGCTGTTCTTCGTCACGGGCTACCCCGGTACGTCGGTACGCCAGATCATGCGCGCGTGCGACGTCTCGGCGGCATCGATGTACAACCACTTCACGTCGAAGGAAGAGGTTCTCTACGCCATTCTCGTGCGGTCGTTGGAGGACTCGTTGTCGTCGCTGCGGGTCGCCTCGGCGACCGCCGACCGCGATGCGGAGGCGCAGCTGCGGGCATTGGTCCGCGCCATCTCGACCTTCCACTCCGAGCGTCAGCTCGAAGGCCTCGTCAGTCAGACCGAGTGGCGCTACCTCCCGCCGGCGCGCGCCGCCGACGTGCTCGCACTCCAGAGGGAGGTCCGGGCGCTGTTCGAGGAATGCCTCTCTCGTGGGGTCGAGTCCGGCGAGTTCGCCTTGGGTGCGGCGGGCGTCGATGTCGAGGTCGCGGCGAAGTCGATCCTCGACCTCTGCATCAACGCGGGCAAGTGGTTCCGGCCGCACGGCAGGCTCGGCTCTGCCGACATCGCGCGCCAGCACGTCGAGCTGGTGGCATGCCTGGTAGGGGCGGGACGCGCGGGCGGTCGGCGGGCGGGCGACGCCAGCGGATCGTCCGCCATCGGTGGAGAGCCGGTCAGGTAG
- a CDS encoding SDR family oxidoreductase has translation MTEARGRASALVTGASRGIGLGIAEMLARRGTALTITARDGERLADVAGHLRELGAPEVVSVAGDLADSALPDVLGKRHAEAFGDLGCLVLNAGVGTAAPIGDLPEARLDKTLAVNLRAPVLLLQRLLPLLRAADRARVVVLSSISGVYAEPGLAAYGATKAALNSLVETLNAEESGNGVSATAIAPGYVDTDMSAWTHDRIPPDEMIPVSDVVTLVEALVSLSAQSVVPRILITRAGTSGFEA, from the coding sequence ATGACTGAGGCGCGCGGCCGCGCGAGCGCCCTCGTCACCGGGGCGTCGCGCGGGATCGGGCTCGGGATCGCCGAGATGCTCGCTCGCCGCGGCACCGCGCTGACGATCACGGCCCGGGACGGGGAACGCCTCGCCGATGTTGCCGGGCACCTGCGTGAGCTGGGTGCGCCGGAGGTGGTGTCGGTCGCCGGCGACCTGGCCGACTCGGCGCTTCCAGACGTCCTGGGCAAGAGACACGCCGAGGCATTCGGCGACCTCGGTTGCCTCGTGCTCAATGCCGGTGTTGGGACCGCCGCGCCGATCGGCGACCTCCCGGAGGCACGGCTCGACAAGACATTGGCCGTCAACCTGCGTGCTCCGGTGTTGCTCCTCCAGCGGCTGCTGCCCCTGCTGCGCGCCGCCGACCGCGCCCGCGTTGTGGTGCTCTCGTCCATCAGCGGCGTCTACGCGGAGCCCGGCTTGGCGGCGTACGGCGCGACCAAGGCGGCGCTCAACTCGCTGGTCGAGACGCTCAACGCCGAGGAGTCGGGCAACGGCGTCAGCGCCACCGCGATCGCTCCCGGTTACGTCGACACCGACATGTCGGCCTGGACCCACGACCGCATCCCACCCGACGAGATGATCCCGGTGAGCGACGTGGTCACGCTCGTGGAGGCGCTGGTGTCGCTGAGCGCCCAGTCGGTGGTGCCCCGGATACTGATCACCCGCGCTGGGACGTCGGGCTTCGAAGCCTGA